Proteins encoded within one genomic window of Citrobacter amalonaticus Y19:
- a CDS encoding ABC transporter permease, with amino-acid sequence MAMNVLSTPSRPGGLSKLTGFFWRHPGLGLFLLLLGPLMWFGIVYFGSLLTLLWQGFYTFDDFTMSVTPDLTLANLRALFNPANYDIILRTLTMAVAVTIASAILAFPMAWYMARYTRGKMKAFFYIAVMLPMWASYIVKAYAWTLLLAKDGVAQWFLTHLGVEPLLTSLLTLPAVGGSTLSTSGLGRFMVFVYIWLPFMILPVQAALERLPPSLLQASADLGARPRQTFRYVVLPLAIPGIAAGSIFTFSLTLGDFIVPQLVGPPGYFIGNMVYSQQGAIGNMPMAAAFTLVPIVLIALYLAFVKRLGAFDAL; translated from the coding sequence ATGGCAATGAACGTGCTCTCTACGCCTTCACGGCCCGGCGGTCTGAGTAAGCTCACCGGCTTTTTCTGGCGACATCCCGGTCTGGGGCTGTTTTTGCTGCTGCTTGGCCCGCTGATGTGGTTTGGCATTGTCTACTTCGGCTCGCTGCTGACGCTGCTGTGGCAGGGGTTTTACACCTTCGACGACTTCACCATGTCGGTGACGCCGGATCTGACGCTTGCCAATCTTCGTGCGCTGTTTAATCCCGCCAACTACGACATCATTTTACGCACGCTGACGATGGCCGTTGCGGTGACGATAGCCAGCGCGATTCTGGCGTTTCCGATGGCGTGGTACATGGCGCGCTATACCCGCGGCAAGATGAAAGCGTTTTTCTATATTGCGGTGATGCTGCCGATGTGGGCGAGTTATATCGTCAAGGCCTACGCCTGGACGTTGCTGCTGGCAAAAGATGGCGTAGCGCAGTGGTTTCTGACTCATCTTGGCGTAGAACCGCTGCTGACCAGTCTGCTGACGCTGCCAGCGGTGGGGGGAAGCACGCTCTCGACGTCGGGATTAGGGCGCTTTATGGTGTTTGTCTACATCTGGCTGCCGTTTATGATCCTGCCGGTTCAGGCCGCGCTGGAGCGCTTGCCGCCGTCGCTATTACAGGCGTCCGCCGATCTGGGCGCGCGTCCACGTCAGACCTTCCGCTATGTGGTTCTGCCGCTGGCGATCCCCGGTATCGCCGCCGGTTCTATCTTCACCTTCTCGTTGACGCTGGGGGATTTCATCGTGCCTCAGCTCGTGGGACCGCCGGGGTATTTCATCGGCAACATGGTCTATTCCCAACAGGGCGCGATTGGCAACATGCCGATGGCGGCGGCGTTTACGCTGGTGCCGATTGTGCTGATAGCCCTTTATCTGGCGTTCGTGAAACGCCTGGGAGCGTTCGATGCACTCTGA
- a CDS encoding ABC transporter ATP-binding protein: MTYAVEFDNVSRLYGDVRAVDGVSIAIKDGEFFSMLGPSGSGKTTCLRLIAGFEQLSGGSIAIFGKPASDLPPWERDVNTVFQDYALFPHMSIIDNVAYGLMVKGVAKKQRQAQAREALEKVALGFAFERKPSQLSGGQRQRVAIARALVNEPRVLLLDEPLGALDLKLREQMQLELKKLQQSLGITFIFVTHDQGEALSMSDRVAVFNNGRIEQVDSPRELYMRPRTPFVAGFVGTSNVFDPAMASNVCGMTGSFSLRPEHIRLNVPGEIQVPGVIQAVQYQGAATRFELKLAGGEKLLVSQANQTGEPFATALALGQPVMASWPRDVMVPLVEER, from the coding sequence ATGACGTACGCAGTGGAGTTTGACAACGTCTCGCGCCTGTACGGTGACGTGCGGGCGGTCGATGGCGTCAGTATTGCGATTAAAGACGGTGAATTTTTCTCCATGCTGGGGCCTTCCGGCTCCGGCAAAACCACCTGCCTGCGCCTGATTGCCGGGTTCGAACAGCTTTCCGGCGGTTCGATTGCCATCTTTGGCAAGCCAGCCAGCGATTTGCCGCCCTGGGAGCGGGATGTGAATACCGTGTTCCAGGATTACGCGCTGTTTCCACACATGTCGATTATCGACAATGTCGCCTATGGCCTGATGGTCAAAGGGGTTGCGAAGAAGCAACGTCAGGCCCAGGCTCGCGAGGCGCTGGAGAAGGTGGCGCTGGGTTTTGCCTTTGAACGCAAACCGTCTCAGCTTTCCGGCGGTCAGCGCCAGCGGGTGGCCATCGCCCGGGCGCTGGTCAACGAACCACGCGTGCTGTTGCTGGATGAACCGCTCGGCGCGCTGGATCTGAAACTGCGCGAGCAGATGCAACTGGAGCTGAAAAAGCTTCAGCAGTCGCTGGGGATCACCTTTATCTTCGTGACGCACGATCAGGGCGAAGCGCTGTCGATGTCTGACCGTGTGGCGGTGTTTAACAACGGCCGCATTGAGCAGGTGGATTCGCCGCGCGAACTCTATATGCGTCCGCGCACGCCGTTTGTGGCAGGCTTCGTCGGAACATCGAACGTTTTTGACCCGGCGATGGCCTCGAATGTCTGCGGGATGACGGGCAGCTTCTCGCTGCGCCCGGAGCATATTCGGCTCAATGTTCCCGGAGAGATCCAGGTGCCTGGGGTGATTCAGGCCGTGCAGTATCAGGGCGCCGCCACCCGTTTTGAGCTTAAGCTTGCAGGCGGCGAAAAATTGCTGGTCAGCCAGGCCAATCAGACGGGAGAACCGTTTGCCACCGCGCTCGCACTCGGTCAGCCAGTGATGGCGTCATGGCCGCGCGACGTCATGGTGCCGCTGGTCGAGGAGAGGTGA
- the ydcS gene encoding putative ABC transporter substrate-binding protein YdcS codes for MSKKFARSSLCALSMTLMTAHAAEPPTSLGQAEGRLDIIAWPGYIERGQTDKQYDWVTQFEKETGCAVNVKTAATSDEMVSLMAKGGYDLVTASGDASLRLIMGKRVQPINTALIPNWKTVDPRVVKGDWFNVAGKVYGTPYQWGPNLLMYNTQTFPTPPDSWNVVFVEQNLPDGKSNKGRVQAYDGPIYIADAALFVKATQPQLGISDPYQLTEAQYQAVLKVLRAQHSLIHRYWHDTTVQMSDFKNEGVVASSAWPYQANALKGEGQHIGTVFPKEGVTGWADTTMLHSEAKHPVCAYKWMNWSLTPKVQGDVAAWFGSLPVVTEGCKASTLLGDKGCETNGYSYFDKIAFWKTPVAEGGKFVPYSRWTQDYIAIMGGR; via the coding sequence ATGAGCAAGAAATTTGCCCGCAGCAGCCTGTGCGCGCTCAGTATGACGCTGATGACCGCGCACGCCGCCGAACCGCCCACGTCTTTAGGCCAGGCTGAAGGCCGCCTGGATATTATCGCCTGGCCGGGTTACATCGAACGTGGTCAGACCGATAAACAGTACGACTGGGTGACACAATTCGAAAAAGAGACCGGCTGTGCGGTAAACGTCAAAACGGCGGCGACCTCAGATGAAATGGTCAGCCTGATGGCGAAAGGCGGTTACGATCTGGTGACGGCTTCTGGTGATGCCTCTTTGCGCCTGATCATGGGGAAACGTGTGCAGCCAATCAACACGGCGCTCATTCCTAACTGGAAAACCGTCGATCCCCGCGTGGTCAAAGGCGACTGGTTCAACGTGGCGGGCAAAGTCTACGGCACGCCGTATCAGTGGGGACCGAACCTGCTGATGTACAACACGCAAACGTTCCCGACGCCGCCGGATAGCTGGAACGTGGTGTTCGTTGAACAAAACCTTCCGGACGGAAAAAGCAATAAAGGCCGCGTTCAGGCCTATGACGGCCCGATTTACATTGCCGATGCGGCGCTGTTCGTGAAAGCCACCCAGCCGCAACTGGGGATCTCGGATCCGTATCAACTCACCGAAGCGCAGTATCAGGCGGTGCTGAAAGTGCTGCGGGCGCAGCATAGTTTGATTCACCGTTACTGGCATGACACCACTGTACAAATGAGCGATTTCAAAAATGAGGGTGTCGTGGCGTCCAGCGCCTGGCCGTATCAGGCGAACGCGCTGAAAGGTGAAGGGCAGCACATCGGTACGGTGTTCCCGAAAGAGGGCGTCACCGGCTGGGCTGATACCACCATGCTGCACAGCGAAGCGAAACACCCGGTTTGCGCCTACAAGTGGATGAACTGGTCGCTGACGCCAAAAGTACAGGGCGATGTGGCGGCCTGGTTTGGATCGCTGCCGGTCGTCACCGAAGGCTGTAAGGCCAGTACGCTGCTGGGCGACAAAGGCTGTGAAACCAACGGCTACAGTTATTTTGACAAAATCGCCTTCTGGAAAACGCCTGTCGCTGAAGGCGGTAAATTCGTACCGTACAGTCGCTGGACGCAGGATTACATCGCCATCATGGGCGGTCGTTAA